Proteins encoded together in one Ipomoea triloba cultivar NCNSP0323 chromosome 4, ASM357664v1 window:
- the LOC116017581 gene encoding serine/threonine-protein kinase BLUS1-like, whose protein sequence is MSYSFRLPGFAGRVVRCEAIYDKTIVDDDEQDSMMFRNYVLISDMETDIDTYITLNPIGSGSSSSSSSSSHYRDSFRRDSITSASETFYVVKAVDENNGGSILKAREEVRRNMAAMEGERHHKNLLRMKAYFMDKPSGKLCIVMPFPGHSLRTVMKKAFPGGFPEDLMLSALRSVLDALGFLHTQSIFHTDINAGHVYLGQIFCDIYDVDLQFEYNYEINLGFAATVYDDDDVDEMGNTAPYLPVASMSNWAAAPEVYNGNGKQAYSDKADIWLFGITALELAFGGLKLPNRNALEAIIDDIHHNKKLPIPGKNSNNYKQFSETFTDMVMKCLAWDSEKRPSFNELMSHNFFTQDRDRLDGYYLYEEVMKQWPSSSCSS, encoded by the exons ATGTCCTACAGCTTTCGTCTGCCAGGTTTCGCCGGGAGAGTTGTGAGATGTGAAGCCATTTATGACAAAActattgttgatgatgatgagcaAGATTCCATGATGTTTAGGAATTATGTATTAATCAGTGACATGGAAACAGATATAGACACCTACATAACCCTAAACCCCATCGGCTctggatcatcatcatcatcatcatcatcttcccaTTATAGAGATA GTTTTCGAAGAGATTCGATAACCAGCGCTTCCGAAACATTTTATGTTGTGAAGGCAGTTGATGAGAATAATGGAGGATCAATCTTAAAAGCACGGGAAGAAGTGAGAAGAAACATGGCGGCTATGGAAGGCGAGCGTCATCACAAGAATCTGTTGCGGATGAAAGCTTATTTCATGGATAAACCATCTGGGAAGTTGTGCATTGTCATGCCTTTTCCCGGTCACTCTCTCAGAACCGTAATGAAAAAGGCATTTCCTGGAGGCTTTCCCGAGGATCTTATGCTTAGTGCTCTTAGATCAGTTCTGGACGCTCTCGGTTTTCTTCATACACAATCCATTTTCCACACGGATATCAACGCTGGCCATGTTTACCTCGGCCAAATATTCTGTGACATTTACGATGTTGATTTACAATTTGAATACAACTATGAAATCAATTTGGGATTTGCAGCCACGGTTTATGATGACGATGATGTTGATGAAATGGGAAACACGGCTCCATATTTGCCTGTGGCTTCCATGTCCAATTGGGCTGCTGCGCCAGAAGTGTATAATGGAAATGGAAAGCAAGCCTACTCAGACAAGGCTGACATTTGGCTCTTTGGGATCACAGCTCTGGAATTGGCTTTTGGTGGACTCAAACTCCCAAATCGAAACGCCTTGGAGGCTATCATCGATGACATACATCACAACAAGAAACTTCCAATTCCGGGCAAAAATTCGAATAATTACAAACA GTTTTCAGAAACATTCACAGATATGGTGATGAAATGTTTGGCTTGGGATTCTGAGAAGAGGCCAAGCTTTAATGAGCTTATGTCCCACAATTTCTTTACACAGGACCGGGACCGCTTAGATGGATACTATTTGTATGAGGAAGTTATGAAACAATGGCCGTCATCTTCATGTTCATCTTAA